A genomic region of Burkholderia humptydooensis contains the following coding sequences:
- a CDS encoding amidohydrolase family protein: protein MSDQEWNACAHAAAMRHAAGDITAIDAHAHVFETGLPLAGQRRYAPDYDAPLGAYLAQLDAHHVSHGVLVQPSFLGSDCRYLLRALAQQPRRLRGVAVIDAGCEPHVLDALDRAGIVGIRLNLIGMPDPALDGPAWRATLERIAALRWHVELHAQAHRLGRLIAPLLAHRLNIVVDHFGRPDPACGIADAGFRDLLHAAATRRVWVKISGVYRNWPLAPDEADARAREAFDALAAEFGAERLVWGSDWPHTQFERTETFGRACALARRWMRDDAMRRAIFVETPARLFRFGESRGTQRVGSG from the coding sequence TTGAGCGATCAAGAGTGGAACGCGTGCGCGCACGCGGCGGCGATGCGGCACGCGGCCGGCGACATCACGGCGATCGACGCGCACGCGCACGTGTTCGAGACGGGGCTGCCGCTCGCCGGCCAGCGCCGCTACGCGCCCGATTACGACGCGCCGCTCGGCGCATACCTCGCGCAGCTCGACGCGCACCACGTATCGCACGGCGTGCTCGTGCAGCCGAGCTTTCTCGGCAGCGACTGCCGCTATCTGTTGCGCGCGCTCGCACAGCAGCCGCGGCGCCTGCGCGGCGTCGCGGTGATCGACGCGGGCTGCGAGCCGCACGTGCTCGATGCGCTCGATCGCGCGGGCATCGTCGGCATCCGGCTGAACCTGATCGGCATGCCGGACCCGGCGCTCGACGGCCCGGCATGGCGCGCGACGCTCGAGCGCATCGCGGCGCTGCGCTGGCATGTCGAACTGCACGCGCAAGCGCACCGGCTCGGGCGGCTGATCGCGCCGCTCCTCGCGCATCGCTTGAATATCGTCGTCGATCATTTCGGCCGCCCCGATCCGGCGTGCGGCATCGCCGACGCCGGCTTTCGCGATCTGCTGCACGCGGCCGCGACGCGCCGCGTGTGGGTGAAGATTTCCGGCGTCTATCGCAACTGGCCGCTCGCGCCCGACGAAGCGGACGCGCGCGCGCGCGAAGCGTTCGATGCGCTCGCGGCCGAGTTCGGCGCCGAACGGCTCGTGTGGGGCAGCGACTGGCCGCACACGCAGTTCGAGCGGACGGAGACGTTCGGCCGCGCATGTGCGCTCGCCCGGCGATGGATGCGCGACGACGCGATGCGGCGCGCAATCTTCGTCGAGACGCCTGCGCGGCTGTTTCGATTCGGCGAGAGTCGCGGCACGCAACGGGTGGGTAGCGGGTAA
- a CDS encoding MFS transporter: MFKWFAAVSPRERRTFWACFGGWALDALDVQMFSLVIPAIVAEWSLSRTQAGFVGGATLVASAVGGWAAGMLSDRFGRVRTLQWTIACFSVGTFACAFATSYPQFVVLKTLQGAGFGGEWAAGAVLMAETIRAEHRGKAMGAVQSAWALGWAAAVLLYALAFSLMPAELAWRAMFGIGLLPALLIVYVRRGIVEPSASASSASHASSTPGAPNEPAAARASAPLVGIFSRDMRRMTLIGALLGVGAHGGYYALMTWLPTYLKIERHLSVLGTGGYLAVIIVAFFCGCIASAQLLDRIGRRGTILAFAACCVATVIAYLFLPLGNAAMLVLSFPLGFFAAGIPASMGALFNELYPRGTRGTGVGFCYNFGRVASAGFPVLVGHMSAGMPLGTAIGIDAAIAYSIVVVAVLMLPETRGRALDDRANTHAADAGADRIGAPGAQHR, from the coding sequence GTGTTCAAATGGTTCGCCGCCGTATCGCCGCGCGAACGGCGCACGTTCTGGGCCTGCTTCGGCGGCTGGGCGCTCGATGCGCTCGACGTGCAGATGTTCAGCCTCGTGATCCCCGCGATCGTCGCCGAATGGTCGCTGTCGCGCACGCAGGCGGGCTTCGTCGGCGGCGCGACGCTCGTCGCGTCGGCTGTGGGCGGCTGGGCGGCCGGCATGCTGTCCGACCGCTTCGGCCGCGTGCGGACGCTGCAATGGACGATCGCGTGCTTCTCGGTCGGCACGTTTGCCTGCGCGTTCGCGACGAGCTACCCGCAGTTCGTCGTCCTGAAGACGCTGCAGGGCGCGGGCTTCGGCGGCGAATGGGCGGCGGGCGCCGTGCTGATGGCGGAGACGATCCGCGCCGAGCATCGCGGCAAGGCGATGGGCGCCGTGCAGAGCGCGTGGGCGCTCGGCTGGGCGGCCGCCGTGCTGCTCTATGCGCTCGCGTTCTCGCTGATGCCCGCCGAGCTCGCGTGGCGCGCGATGTTCGGCATCGGGCTGCTGCCGGCGCTGCTGATCGTCTATGTGCGGCGCGGGATCGTCGAGCCTTCGGCAAGTGCTTCGAGCGCATCGCACGCATCGAGCACGCCGGGCGCGCCGAACGAGCCGGCAGCGGCGCGCGCAAGCGCCCCGCTCGTCGGCATCTTCTCGCGCGATATGCGGCGCATGACGCTGATCGGCGCGCTGCTCGGCGTCGGCGCGCACGGCGGCTACTACGCGCTGATGACGTGGCTGCCGACCTATCTGAAAATCGAGCGGCATCTGTCGGTGCTCGGCACGGGCGGCTATCTGGCCGTCATCATCGTCGCGTTCTTCTGCGGCTGCATCGCGAGCGCGCAACTGCTCGACCGCATCGGGCGGCGCGGCACGATCCTCGCGTTCGCCGCGTGCTGCGTCGCGACCGTGATCGCGTATCTGTTCCTGCCGCTCGGCAACGCCGCGATGCTCGTGCTCAGCTTTCCGCTGGGCTTCTTCGCGGCCGGCATCCCGGCGAGCATGGGCGCGCTCTTCAACGAGCTGTACCCGCGCGGCACCCGCGGCACGGGCGTCGGCTTTTGCTACAACTTCGGGCGCGTCGCATCGGCGGGCTTTCCGGTGCTCGTCGGACACATGTCGGCCGGCATGCCGCTCGGCACCGCGATCGGCATCGACGCGGCGATCGCGTATTCGATCGTCGTCGTCGCGGTGCTGATGCTGCCCGAGACGCGCGGACGCGCGCTCGACGACCGGGCGAACACGCACGCCGCCGATGCGGGAGCCGACCGCATCGGCGCGCCGGGCGCGCAGCATCGTTGA